The sequence TCTCGCCGTCGAGAGCAGATTCGCAAGGTCAGGGAGCGTCTTGACGCTCAGGAACACGGCAACGCCGACGGCGGCCACAGTGATGATCGCCGGATACGTCAACGCTGCAACGAGCTGGTGCCCCAATTGGCCGACTCGCGCTTCCCGCTCCGCCATGTGTTTGAGCACGCTCGGTAGCATTCCACCGTGCTGGCCCGACTCGACCATGGCGCAGTCGATGCCGTCGAACCACGAGGGGTGATTGCCCATCGCCTGGGCCGGGCTGGCGCCGCTCCGCATCGCTTCGCGCCACTCGATGAGCATCTGTCGACGCGAGCGCCCCGACCAGCGATCCCGCTCCTCGCTCATCACTTCCAGGCACTCGACCAGCGGCAGCCCGGATTCGAGCAGCGAACATAAGCCCTCGAAGATCTCGGCGCGCTGATCCCGGCGGCGCCCGCGGAGGTGGCGGTTCCAAACGTGTCGCAGTTGAATCGGCATCGCGATCGGCTTGCGCGCGCGGCGCAGCTCGACAACCTGCCAGCCGATGCGGCGCAGCGAAGCCCGGACTTCCACAGCGGACCCGGCCATGAGTTCGCCACGGCGCGGCGCCAGCGCCTCTCCCGCTTCAGTCCGCACCGCCGTGTAACGCCAGAGTTCCATTGCAGTTCGATTCAGACCATCTGCACCACGCGATGCACTTCGAGCGGAATCGTTTTGCCCTCATCCACGAGTCGCTGTCCTTCTTCACCCAGTGTCCGCATTC comes from Phycisphaerales bacterium and encodes:
- a CDS encoding type II secretion system F family protein, translating into MELWRYTAVRTEAGEALAPRRGELMAGSAVEVRASLRRIGWQVVELRRARKPIAMPIQLRHVWNRHLRGRRRDQRAEIFEGLCSLLESGLPLVECLEVMSEERDRWSGRSRRQMLIEWREAMRSGASPAQAMGNHPSWFDGIDCAMVESGQHGGMLPSVLKHMAEREARVGQLGHQLVAALTYPAIITVAAVGVAVFLSVKTLPDLANLLSTARIEVPALTRWVMAGGQVAARWGAVLLAIAVILAACGAVALRAAVQRSPRAARLAAACTPRVLRTWAVARFSQNLADLLRAGVPAVEALRILSTTLPIALNRVVTNAATEIESGGDLAQVLDDPLWFSAQFRRLLHSGQAAGELEATLERMAQRDERRTERQINRLATLLEPAAILALAALVGTVVLAAVLPLTRLQEVIR